The genomic window atattacgtagatcattcaattttcttttttttcttcttccttccttccctctccCCACCACCCACCTGCTTTCCCGCCTCGCTCTCTCCTATGCCCCTGATCCTTGTTCTACTCCTTCCTTGCGAATctacttaatattattaatcattttgcaaatgcatatttttttttttttctatgaaataaatcatttccaaaaatattattgatgagACTAAAAATATTCCTATTTGATTAATTACGAACCACTGAATTTTTGTGTTGTtattaatgcatatatattttttttttttttatgaaataaatcattttcaataatattatcgacgaGACTAAAAATATTCCTATTCGATTAACTACGAACCACTggatttgttgttgttgttgttgttgttcaaGATCGTAAGAGAAGTTCacggtagaaaaaaaattttttctttcttttcttatttcttttttcgtttttttttccccgtttacattctaataaattcataatactcgtttgataatgaaaataatcatctTATTCTCGTttactatttaaaataatatatttaatataataatatttaatataataatttttatgtgtgcttttcttttgattaatataatttaatttatattatatcaaatatattaaatttatttatataaatatatatatatatatatatatttaacataatttaatataatttataaacaattctATCAATCTAGTCAAAATTTAGAGTCTAgtcaaaatttaatatatatatatatatatatatatatatatatatatatatatatatatatatatattaatatatatataaataaatttaatatatttaatataataatatttaatataataatttctatatgtgctcttcttttgattaatataatttaatttatattatatcaaatatattaaatttatttatataaatatatatatatatatatatttaacatattttgacatattttgtttatttataaaataagattttatagcattttacataattacataattaaagcatttataaaataagattttatatatttatatacatatatatgatacaagACCGTTGAGAAAGTATATTGCTAATACTCCAGTTCTATAGTATCAGAGTGTgttacctttctctttcacttgaAACTTTCCTCGCTACAGTATAGTTTTCGATGTTGTTCGTTCGTTAACTCTCTTTACattcataagaaaaagaaaagagataaggaagaaagaaaagaaagaaaaaagaaacaaaaaaaaaaacgaaaaagaaaaacaaaaaaaaatcagatacCTAATCTCACGTAAAATCAAATCTAACagctaatttttcttttctcttttttctttctcgcttttttttactattcttttttttttttcttctttttttctttttctatactcTTCATCGCTTTTCACGCgtaataagatattttatttatttatttatttatttttttttttttattcacttttaCATTATCATTAAATCATCCTAgtataaatttctcttatatctttttctagttcattttattacaaaaagagagagagagagagagagagggtgagagagagagagagagagaaataaaattatatgagaaaagaaaaaaattttactccTCTACATAGCGTTATCGTTAATCTCAATGATTCATCGAGAATAATTGAATCAGACTTATGAAAATCATATCGATTGATCATAGCTCtacaaaattgaaaaactaATTTCTAAATGTTAGAAATttgcaaattaaattaactgactctattaaatcaaattaaattctaatgGATTTGACATTTATGTAATTGACTAATTAGGAGAATAAAACATACAGTAAGTTGGCCGAAGtttaaacatattatttacACGAATAAACGTTCTAAGAGGGTAAACTAATTGATTGGGTCAACCTGAGGTAGGTCACTGGCCTACTCTACGGTTATTATTGACGTTGTAAACAACATAAATAGGATTATACGTCGTATGCCATTTGAAACAGTGTGCGTGTGTACGTGTTTATGTCTCTAtagatgataaattttatttgaaatttagaCGCGAATGAATGTTTTTCgttgaaatgaagaaaatcttttacttgtataaaaaaatcatatctCTGTATATCGAATagaaattagatttttaaattaaaaaaaaaaaaaaaaaaaagaaagaaaaagaaagaacggaaataaaatgtaaaaaatacaaatctaCACAGAATTATCgaagattttaatatatatatatatatatatgcaattttattctcttattagcgattaaaaaaaaaattttgctaattattattattattattattaatattattattatcatcatcattattattattatttttttttttttttaatatgtatcatcttcatacaaaaaagaaaacaaaaaaacagaaagaagaagaactcgTACGATGGAGAAGAATCGTAATttgacgatttttcttttctgcttttttttttttttttgattcttttcttttccttatttctcgttttcttttttcttttttcttttttttttcttccttgcctttttcttttcttttcttaactttCGTCGCGTTAAGGATGAGTGCATAAATGTGTCTTATTTCTGTTATACACTTATGTTACTTTCTAATTTctctttgtaataaaatattcaagacTCATCGAGGAATAAATGATATCGtataatagaaacaaataaagataagGATGAATGGATTGATGGATGGATTGATGGATAGATTGATGGATTGATGAATGGATGAATGGATAAaaggatggatagatagaatagatcgatagatagataaatggatatCAAATTAAACTCATTTGTCTAATTATCTGTATAATATacacgatataatatatatatatatatttttttttctctttttgtttaatatctgtaatatatttaaatgtaattaaaaattatacaacgaggacgattaatatattataaatatgattcaattaaaaatttgttaatgtaaaattgaattttacgacaaaaatcttttaaacaaatttttaacgaCGTTTTATATCATCGacgattgataaaataattttattttaattttcttttttttttttttttttttttctttgtttgttttctttatttctttctatattctttgtatatatattttttttgttttgttttttcttttcttcttaggTATCGAAGAAACGGTGAAATTGGTACAAGCCGCCGGTGGTACTTGTTACGGATACGTTTGTGATCTTTGCAATCGCGaggatatttataaaaaggcGGCTCTAATTAGAGAGGAAGTTGGCAAGGTGAGggaccatttttattttcttatttatttatttatttatttgttctttgaaataattaattaatttctttctttctttctttctttctttctttctttctttctttctttatttattttttttattttttcttcaatttaaaaaattttcctaaACGTTTCTCAAGGATCAAAAAATGgagcaaaaagaagaaaaacaaaaaaaaaagaaaagaaaagaaaagaaaaagaaactgtcGTTTTGAAATCGTACCTtttgtttaaacaaattaCATTGTGTCCCTGTCTATCTgcctctctgtctttctctctctttcacttattattttcgaaatcgaTAGTTTTTGGAGCGAATAGACATGAATACGTACCTTCTAATGTTATCGACTTACTCACCTAGAAAAAGATAGTATACTACTCTCTATCTGGTGTAAGTAGAGGAGGGGAGAGTGGGGAAGGAAGGGGTGAAAGAAAACATTATGAAAGTCTGCATTACGCCACATCTCTCTGTAATATACGGAGAACTCGTTGTCGGCATCGTACGGGCTGACCCGTTTTCaacatttcttaaaaaaaaaaaaaaaaaacgagaacaaggaaagaatgaaaaaaagaaaaaattagaataaaataaaatttatttccgtCCGTCTGTAtacaatacttttatatatatatatatatatatatatatatatatatatatatataaaaataatatgatgtTTAATCAGATTGGGCTTCTGaaataagttttttcttttttcttttttttttttttttttttttttaattcgatgatcaaataaattttgtctttttaatggcatataaataatctacatcgaggaaatttatttacaaatgtaaAAGATATGAATCCCGTCAAGTTACTTTtgatatttcaattgaaaaaaaaaaacaatacgaAGAATTGAAAAAGTCGAATAcgtaattgttatttaattttgtgaactgctcacgtatatacattttaattccACGATCTATAGTTACGCGCGAATCGAAATCTTAACGTTGTCACCGACCTTTCCTACTTTCACTTTTATATTCGATCGGTAAAAGATTCGCAACTCTTACAAAGCTGTTTATTCAGAGTGATTCAGGAAACTCGTTCTTGAATCAGGTTGAGCAATAGCGTAGAAATTGAACAAACATTTAAACGTtgaagaattttcaaatattaaaaagatcaattgtattcattttttaaatattttaatacacaatcaaggtaatttttattttatgcaaaaacaataataaaaaaaaaatatatatatatatatatattattattattatctaaggAATGATATGCGTAGTAATTGGCATAATTCTATGAATCAAAAGATCGTAATAAACAGAAACTCATTATAAAAAGTTCATCTCTTTAACGTCAATAACTATcgtaatttgaataattatttctacggATTGATTATGGTTTATTATTCACGTATATcatcttttatatgtattattacttcaacattttttattcgtttattacaGGTAACAATCTTGATAAACAATGCCGGCGTAGTCAATATTATGAAATTCTTAGAAACTCCTGACAATCTTCTTATACGTACGATGGAAGTTAATATAATGAGTCATTTTTGGGTAAGTGTAAAAACTATCATAAgtagtattatttctttcgtccttGTTTGATCTCTCTTCTTNNNNNNNNNNNNNNNNNNNNNNNNNNNNNNNNNNNNNNNNNNNNNNNNNNNNNNNNNNNNNNNNNNNNNNNNNNNNNNNNNNNNNNNNNNNNNNNNNNNNNNNNNNNNNNNNNNNNNNNNNNNNNNNNNNNNNNNNNNNNNNNNNNNNNNNNNNNNNNNNNNNNNNNNNNNNNNNNNNNNNNNNNNNNNNNNNNNNNNNNtttcttttttctttttttttttttttttttttttttaattcgatgatcaaataaattttgtctttttaatggcatataaataatctacatcgaggaaatttatttacaaatgtaaAAGATATGAATCCCGTCAAGTTACTTTtgatatttcaattgaaaaaaaaaaacaatacgaAGAATTGAAAAAGTCGAATAcgtaattgttatttaattttgtgaactgctcacgtatatacattttaattccACGATCTATAGTTACGCGCGAATCGAAATCTTAACGTTGTCACCGACCTTTCCTACTTTCACTTTTATATTCGATCGGTAAAAGATTCGCAACTCTTACAAAGCTGTTTATTCAGAGTGATTCAGGAAACTCGTTCTTGAATCAGGTTGAGCAATAGCGTAGAAATTGAACAAACATTTAAACGTtgaagaattttcaaatattaaaaagatcaattgtattcattttttaaatattttaatacacaatcaaggtaatttttattttatgcaaaaacaataataaaaaaaaaatatatatatatatatatattattattattatctaaggAATGATATGCGTAGTAATTGGCATAATTCTATGAATCAAAAGATCGTAATAAACAGAAACTCATTATAAAAAGTTCATCTCTTTAACGTCAATAACTATcgtaatttgaataattatttctacggATTGATTATGGTTTATTATTCACGTATATcatcttttatatgtattattacttcaacattttttattcgtttattacaGGTAACAATCTTGATAAACAATGCCGGCGTAGTCAATATTATGAAATTCTTAGAAACTCCTGACAATCTTCTTATACGTACGATGGAAGTTAATATAATGAGTCATTTTTGGGTAAGTGTAAAAACTATCATAAgtagtattatttctttcgtccttgtttgatctctctcttttcctctctccctctccctctccctctccccctctcaTTATTTAATCCTGACACACTCGTAATcatcttataaattatacgattGCGTTCAAACGTAATCGTTTCTTCGAATATTACGCTCGATTCTCATGTATTTCATAtgttttaatcgtaaaaaaacaaaaaaacaaaaaaacaaaaaaaaaaaaaaaagaaaaagaaaaattgtagcAAAACTTACAACCAAACAATTTCGTTAAcgagaattaaaatatacaaggAAGAGGAAATCTCTGttcgtaaaaaacaaaaaagaaaaattgttgtcGACGAGCAGGCATGctttattacgaataaaaatgaaacaaaaattcttttctcttattatcttaaaagtttaagcaattaaatttaatcgaacgCACGCCGTTATGACGTTGTAATTCGCGATTTTTTTCCATATTCCGTGACTATAATCCCATCGTATTGTAAGATGTTTGCATTATGAAAGAAATCATAATCACGTCCGCgttaatttatcattgttatcgttaaatatttgaGGACAAAGATCAGTAACGTTtacatgattattttttttaaatgtaattaaattttccctttataaacaaaatcttGTTCTCTCGtgaaatttgttaatatcttttttttaggcacataaacacacacacacacacatatatatatatatacgtaaataaataaataattaagtactAGTTAATTAACTTTAACTAAAGTATTAATTACTTAATCTAATTTCTTCGTTTTGTACGCACAGTCctggatctttttttttctttctttcttttttttttcttttttttttttaattcttttatcttttttattcactttttccccctcctccccccactacttttttttctacaacataaatcgataataataacatcggATAAATAGCATcgaaaagttaattaaaaattcttttcgttcgtaggttatttaatttttctttcatattcattTATCCTTCGACATTAACGTCAATATGTTGTTAACGTCAATACGATCTATATCAATGTTTCTCGATGATTATCAAtcatcgttaaatttttaaaggatCGATCGTCGAACGATTAATTTCCATTAAGATCTAAAATGATTCAATCATTAAgtgtaaaataattcaatatatttaaaaaaaatttttttgtcaaataatTTACGATTCGATATCACGATCGATATAacgatgaattaaataaataataattgatataacgataaatgaaataaataataaataataaattaaataaataattcggtttatataggaaaaaagagaaaaaaaaaactcgtattgaaaaattcaatattacgaatattacaaagatatttattaaaggatataaagagtaagagagatagtattgagagagagagagagagagagagagagagagagagagaaatgatttgTTCAATACTGATAATAGATAACTCTTTGTCGatcataaattaaatcgatatattagaatacacgaaataaatttaatatctcaatttatttctatttatttcctattttaatttatttaaattcatttaaaattaaatcaaattatttattaataaatttaatcattcatctatttttttcttttttcaatttgcttattcatattatcaattatacatatttattttttttttacatacaatctcatttaaatgattagttaaattttattaaatttaaatatttaaatgttatttacaaaattataataaataattgatatctCTTTATTCCatcaaattaaaaactttGAAATGATTCtatctttgtttgtttcttcgtttcttttttttcttttctttttttctttctcttcttcttctttttttttttttttttttttttttttttttctttctttctttataacaCATGTCAAAGAATTTTCGTAGACGAAAGTTGGTCAATTTTCAAGGACCAAATATGCctcgaagaaataatttctctgATGTAGTGAGAGGCAAGCACGGTCGTGTTCGCCTTAGTAGTTCGTTGTGGAATCATTGCTGTTGGTCAGGTACAGAGAAACCGGTCAGATGACTACAAGTACTAACACCGTTTGCGAGTAGTTGCCGTAGtgtattctatatatttaaaaattgcaaCACACCAAGATCTCAACTGTACTTTATCCTTGTCTAATGTAATTTGactctcatttaatttcaagaaataagtaaaatttcacgatttctttttctcttttacattatatcattttatttttattcttttttttttctctctttatttttcttatttcttttctttttttttttttttttttttttttttttttttgttgttgtccCTGAAGAGAACTTATTAGCCGAATTATTTTGGTTAcctataatttaaatatgtcAATGTAAGTTGTATTACGTTATATAACGAAGGATACTTATGTAATTTTgtattcgtataattttatattaatattataatatgtccAATGTCGCAATGAAAGATACATGTATTAACAAGTAATATATTCcattttaatgtttcttcAGTTAcccaatgatttttaattgattttttttttttgcctttttttcctgtctcttacttttttcttttttttttttctctcttttttatcatcttctgCCGTTCTGTAAATCATCAATAAtgtcaaatagaaaataatcttttacaCGGAcacatattgaaaatgatttgttactctattatctttttacattttctcgacgattattttctgaaaaaaaaaaaaaaaaaaaaaaaaaaaaaaagaagaagaagaaaaagatctttgttttcttattttctcttttttccttttcgcaaATTGaatagatattgaaaaaaaaattttttcacatCATTGAGTTAAAATgatttcgaatataaaatgtatcttatgatttttcgaaaataatacaCCCGAAGCCTTAGGTATAACTAATTATACCTAAGCCAATTATATCGAAGCCCTAACGATGATTTTGCATAGGAGCGTTGGATTATATCGAACGATTCCAATctctatatgtaaataataaatcgaagtgaaaaaaaaaaaaaaaaaaaaaaaaaaaaaaaagaaaaataaagctattgagaaaaaaaacgataaaataagaaattacttttggaaaagaaattttctattgaatataatcagtctgaaagaatgaaaagcttttcgatgtttatttttatttttttttttttctttcaattaaatcTAAATATGCCACGTTGTGTcttaattctaattaatagaaataaaaataaaaaaaaaaagaacaaaacaaagaaaaaaattatatatatatatatatatatatatatatatatatatatatatatatatatatatataaaaaacaataacgattCAAATTGCCAATTAATTGTACATCGTTggtaattaatagatattcgATTATAGTCTATTAGAATTATCATCAATTCTTTTAAAACGTCCTGTATATGcaaatgtttctctctctatctctctctttctctctttctctctcttattttgtttcacaagaaagaaattaaaaataaatgtgaagGATAACCAGTCccgaatgattttaaaattataacagatattttttgattaagATCCTTGATcgcatctatatatataatcgataaatataatctgacataaagaagaagaaaaaaaagtaaaattgagaaaccaaacatatatttttgtcgtctttttttttttaaacgtcgaTCAATTCActtatttgttttatcatttattaacgAAATCGTTAGTTTGTTATtggaataaatgaataaaaaaaaaaaaaaaaaaaaaaaaaaaaagaaaaaaaaacagacatattcatatttattcatgtatatatatatatatataaagaaaaaaaaaagaaaaaacaagtctctcttatatttacttgtctgaaaaaaaagaaaagaaaaaaaaaaaagaaaaaaaaaaagaaaaataaaaattcaaagaaaaagcgaccaatcatattaattttatcaaataaaatacatagatacgtatatacgtgacATATTGTATGATCACTTTTATGtttctatataattctatatatagataaatatttaaatgtcaatcatttaaaaagcaattaatttcaatacatattaaataatataaaaagtagatATTCTAAAGATGAAAACAGAGCGTAACCATGAAAATCGTTGGAGATCTTGTAAAAGTGGGTTAATCAttctgtaaaaaagaaaaagaaacgtttgtaATTGCGAGACTCTTACCATCTAGATGTCACGGTCATTTCTTTGTTGTATATTTACTCAACCAACCACTTTCTACCGATCCCTTTCCAATCACGATTTAACCTACCTCCATCTTATCcgaataacattatatatatatatatatatatatatatatatatatatatatatttgtttattttatttgatttttctttattttttctttgggGAATAATTGtgatttgaatatattatcatatcgagtatattaatattgtattattattagatgtaaagaaaaaaaaaaaaaaaagaataaagtaagaacaaagattataaatagattttttgcGATAATAAAAACTCCGTTCTTCGTAttgattcgtttctttttactccttttttattttcttttttttttttttttttttttttttttttttttttttttttgtagacaGTGAAAGCTTTCCTCCCGGCTATGATGGAAATTAATAAAGGTCATATAGTCAGTATAGCTAGTATGGCCGGATATGTTGGAATTCCAAAATTAGTTGATTATTGCACATCAAAACATGCAGCGGTTGGTTTCGATGAAGCTTTACGAATAGAACTGAAGGTacgtatttgttatttttcttttttttttttttatatatatattttatatctgatattttatattttgttatatttgtacgattttagaaaaggaaaaaagaaataaatacagaTTCTCGTTAccttttaaatgatttatatatgtgcatttaaattttgatttttatttaaatcttatttttaatttttatatcttataattaatcattaattattttttcatataatcaaatttttaattcgaacaatttaatttttttttctcatttttattattattattattattatttttttttttttttctttttttcattatttacacATTGTACATCTGTCATTatacattgatttttatttaaaacactGTCCTTAATTGTTATCCTaacaaattaatcattaatttttattcttataattaaatttttaatttgaccaatttactttttattctcgtaatttttattctttttttaattatttacacattgtacatttaaatattgatttttatttaaatcttattgttaattattatcctaATAATTAATCCTtaacttttgttattataatgaaatttttatttataagaatttaaattttattctcgtaatttttctttttttttctttttttcaattatttacatatttttctttttatatatatatgttatttacatatattatttgtatttatttgtatatgtatatatacaaataaataaattagtaaataaatattaaataattaaatttttaaaaatttaatttttcttcttataattaatttctaattttttttttttttctttaatttatttctcattcaatttttattcatataattaatatatatatatatatatatatatatatatatatatatatatatatatatatatgtatatttatatttatattttttttctgtccttttcttttctagtacgagggatataataatatcaacacCACGGTCGTATGCCCCTATTTCCTTCGTAGTACAGGCATGTTTGGCGACGGATATACCGggtatgaattatttttgacAATTTTAACACATcaatttagagaaaaaaaaaaatatatttttaatatatatatattttaatgattaatatttttttttcagatttttgTCTAATCTAAGTCCGAATGAAGTAGCAGAAAAGACTATAACGTCATTGAGATGtaacaaaaaatacattatgataccagaatattttcaatttgctGTACCTTTAAAATGGTAATCCAATATTGATTCTTATTTCaacgttatatttaatttttatttttacaattaatttttcaatattttctttttttaattcaatctttattcttacaatttattgcaaattttcttttttaatttaatttttattcttacaatttattgcaaattttttttttttaatttaatttttattcttacaatttatttcaaatattcttttttaaattcaatctttaatcttataattaaattcaaacttttttaaattaaatttttattcttatttcaaattaGATTTCAAACTTTTATTCAAACTTATATTTcaaacttttttaaattaaatttttgttcttgaaattaatttctaattttttttttttttttatttatttttcattcagtttttattcatataattaattggtAATTTCCTAAACTTTAATTCCAATGATAAATTACTaactttcaaaatttaattttttattcttaacaattgatttgtaatattcaatatttgacTATCAttcttacaaataattaatttttaatctttaaaatttacctccataaaattaatgaaaattaatccttaattttcatttttcttgttcttcattttttaataattaagaaaagaaaaaaaattcgatttctactctcataattaatttctataaaatatatatcgtaattaaatTTCAGGATATTCCCATGGACATGCATCAGTAAGATACTACGTTGTATAGTCAAAGATATTTCACCTATGCACGAATCAACGGTAGAGACAAATGTGATCAACaatagcaaaaataaaaatataaatgtaaaggATCAAGAGGACGGTGCGATACATCAAAAATTAACTAGGCATATTTCAAGTTCCGAAAG from Vespa velutina chromosome 18, iVesVel2.1, whole genome shotgun sequence includes these protein-coding regions:
- the LOC124955399 gene encoding short-chain dehydrogenase/reductase family 16C member 6-like, with translation MSFIKLIYNFLSFIFVSIVAILESILKIFIPYKYQMKDISGEIALVTGGGGGLGRLLALRLANLGVIVVIWDINQKGIEETVKLVQAAGGTCYGYVCDLCNREDIYKKAALIREEVGKVTILINNAGVVNIMKFLETPDNLLIRTMEVNIMSHFWTVKAFLPAMMEINKGHIVSIASMAGYVGIPKLVDYCTSKHAAVGFDEALRIELKYEGYNNINTTVVCPYFLRSTGMFGDGYTGFLSNLSPNEVAEKTITSLRCNKKYIMIPEYFQFAVPLKWIFPWTCISKILRCIVKDISPMHESTVETNVINNSKNKNINVKDQEDGAIHQKLTRHISSSERKP